From the Brachybacterium sillae genome, the window CCATGAGGTTCTTGTAGTCCGGAATGTGGTCCGCGAACAGCTGGCCAAGTCCCTCGGCGTCACGGCGCCAGTCGCGGTGCAGTTCGCTCGCGGCGGCGAACCAGGTCATGAGCTGGACTCCGGCGGCGCTCATGCGCTCCCAGGCCGCGTCGCGGGTGATCTGGTTGAACGTCCCGGACGCGTCGGCGATGACGAACACGTCGTATCCCGCCTCGATCGCCGACAGAGCGGGGAAGGCGACGCGCACCTCCGTGACGATGCCGGCGATGATCAGCTGCTTCTTGCCGGTGGCTTCGATGGCCTTGACGAAGTCCTCGTTGTCCCAGGCATTGATCTGCCCCGGTCGGGCGATGTACGGCGCGTTCGGGAACTTCTCCACGATCTCCGGCAGGAGCGGGCCGTTCGGGCCCTCCTCGAAGGATGTCGTGAGAATGGTGGGGAGCTCGAAGTAGTCGGCGAGATCCGCGAGGGCCAGCACGTTGTTCTTGAACTGGTCGGGCTGCTGATCCTTCACCAGCGAGAACAGCCCGGTCTGATGATCCACCAGCAGGACGGCGGCGTTGTCCCGATCCAGACGCGTGTACTCGGCAGCCATGAGGATTCCTCCTTGGTCTCGGACCGAGGGCCTCTCCCCCGGGTCCGCTCCAGGCGTGTGTCTGCACGCTAACCACCCTCCCCTGGTAGTTGCCATATCAACTATCGGGGAGTGTGAGGCACGGATCCTCGGTCGCTCCCCCGGCGTGGCCGCGCAACCCGCCCTACTCGCCGGTCCCCCGGGAGTCCCGGCCGACGCCGATTAGGCTGGTCATACCCGTCCGCACCGAAGGAGGACCGCATGTCCACGGATGTCGTCGTCAACCACAACCCGCAGGAGCACCGCTTCGAGGCGCATGTCGCCGGGGAGCTCGCGGGGTTCACGGAGACCACACCGCAGGGTGAGGACCTGATCGTCATGGCCCACACCGTGGTCGATCCCGAGTACGGAGGTCGCGGCATCGCCTCCACCCTGGTGCGGACGGCCCTCGATGCCATCCGCGAGGCGGGCAAGACCGTCGACCCGCAGTGCAGCTACGTCCGCAACTGGATCGACAAGCATCCTGACTATCAGGACCTCGTCACCCAGTAGCCTCGAGTTTTCATAGCGGTGTGGTCTCGATGGGTGGAAGGCATAGAGAAAGGTGCTCCTGGCCTGGGATGATACGGGGTGTTGAGTCTCGTAGCCATCCGCTGGAAGGAGCACCTTTCAGGTGTCCCACCCTACCTTGTTCTTCTACCCCCGTCCGCGCGTGGACATCGCTGAGGTCCCCGCGGTCTCACACGCCGGCGCGGTGCTGCTGACCGACACGATCCACGCCACCGGCCTCGCCTCTTCGCTGCGTGAAGCACTGGCTCCTTGGACGAAACCGCTGGCCGAGCACCACGCGGCGAAGGTCCTGCTGGACCTCGCACTCACTCTCGCAATCGGCGGCGAGCACGCTTCGGATACTGATCTGCTGCGTTGCGAGCCGGGCCTGTTCGGTGATGTCGCCTCGACCCCCACGATCTCCCGCACGCTCACCACCCTCGCCCAGGACGCGCCCACCGTGATCGAGGCGATCTCGAAAGCCCGCCGGGCCGCGCGGGAAAGAGCCTGGACCCTCGCCGGAGCGCATTCCCCGGCTGCGGGGGTCAGTGCGAAGAACCCGCTGGTCATCGACCTCGATGCCACCCTGATCAACGTCCACAGTGAGAAGGAGCAGGCCGCACCGACGTTCAAACGCGGGTTCGGATACCACCCGCTGTGTGCGTTCCTGGACCACGGCAGCGAAGGGACCGGGGAACCACTGGCGATCCAGCTGCGCCCCGGCAACGCCGGCTCGAACACCGCCGCTGATCACATCACCGTCACCCGGCAGGCTCTCGCGCAGCTGCCTGCGGGCCTGCTGGCCCGGGGCGGGCGGGGGTCGAAGAAGATCCTGATCCGCACCGACGGGGCCGGCGGCACCAAGGACTTCCTGGCCTGGCTCCAGCGGCAGCGTCTGGCCTACTCAGTCGGGTTCACCCTCCCCGCAAACACTCCCGACCTGCTGAAACGCCTCGACGAGGCGGAGGCGTGGACTCCCGCCTACGACACCGAGGACGAGGGGATCCGCGACGGGGCGTGGGTGGCGGAGCTGACCGGACTGCTGGACCTGTCCGGGTGGCCTGCCGGGATGCGGGTGATCGTGCGGAAGGAACGTCCTCATCCTGGGGCGCAGCTGCGGATCACCGATCACGAGGGGATGCGCATCACCGCGTTCGCCACCAACTCCCCGCGCGGCCAGCTCCCGGTCTTGGAGCTGCGTCACCGTCGCCGTGCACGCTGCGAAGACCGGATCCGCAACGCCAAGGACCTGGGCTTGATGAAGTTCCCGCTGCAGGGCTTCGCGCAGAACCAGATCTGGTGCCAGATCATCCAACTCGCCCCCGAGCTCGTCGCCTGGATGCAGACCATCGCGCTGACCGGCCATGACGCGAGGAAGTGGGAACCCAAACGGCTCCGCGCACGCTTGTTCGAGATCCCCGCGACTCTCGTGCGCCGCGCCCGGCACAACCTCCTCCACCTCGCCGAACATGCACCCGAAGCCGTGAGGGTCCTGACCGGCGTCAACCGGCTCCGCACCGCCGTCGCGCAGACCTGACCAGGCGGCTCCACCCGCCCCACCGACCAGCAGCATC encodes:
- the ycaC gene encoding isochorismate family cysteine hydrolase YcaC, which codes for MAAEYTRLDRDNAAVLLVDHQTGLFSLVKDQQPDQFKNNVLALADLADYFELPTILTTSFEEGPNGPLLPEIVEKFPNAPYIARPGQINAWDNEDFVKAIEATGKKQLIIAGIVTEVRVAFPALSAIEAGYDVFVIADASGTFNQITRDAAWERMSAAGVQLMTWFAAASELHRDWRRDAEGLGQLFADHIPDYKNLMASQEAQAKAAAKA
- a CDS encoding IS1380 family transposase, whose translation is MSHPTLFFYPRPRVDIAEVPAVSHAGAVLLTDTIHATGLASSLREALAPWTKPLAEHHAAKVLLDLALTLAIGGEHASDTDLLRCEPGLFGDVASTPTISRTLTTLAQDAPTVIEAISKARRAARERAWTLAGAHSPAAGVSAKNPLVIDLDATLINVHSEKEQAAPTFKRGFGYHPLCAFLDHGSEGTGEPLAIQLRPGNAGSNTAADHITVTRQALAQLPAGLLARGGRGSKKILIRTDGAGGTKDFLAWLQRQRLAYSVGFTLPANTPDLLKRLDEAEAWTPAYDTEDEGIRDGAWVAELTGLLDLSGWPAGMRVIVRKERPHPGAQLRITDHEGMRITAFATNSPRGQLPVLELRHRRRARCEDRIRNAKDLGLMKFPLQGFAQNQIWCQIIQLAPELVAWMQTIALTGHDARKWEPKRLRARLFEIPATLVRRARHNLLHLAEHAPEAVRVLTGVNRLRTAVAQT